In Enterobacter pseudoroggenkampii, one genomic interval encodes:
- a CDS encoding DUF2065 domain-containing protein: MNSTIWLALALVLVLEGLGPMLYPRAWRRMIATMSQLPDNILRRFGGGLVVAGIVIYYMLRKTIG; encoded by the coding sequence ATGAATTCAACGATCTGGCTCGCACTGGCTTTGGTCCTGGTGCTGGAAGGCCTTGGACCGATGCTCTATCCACGCGCCTGGCGTCGAATGATCGCCACGATGAGCCAACTGCCGGATAATATTTTGCGTCGTTTTGGCGGTGGTCTTGTGGTTGCGGGCATCGTGATCTACTACAT